A single window of Mycolicibacterium aurum DNA harbors:
- a CDS encoding DUF5336 domain-containing protein, protein MSYPQGAPGGSGYPPAQQPTPQFGTPTQQFNTAPEAGPAAEGPSKLPVFLNAATAVLGLLVYLSSFGPQFSVDASDFPGVAELSGSSFGVLFAVIAAVVAGLLAAVGLLRKQPNFTAVVAVAAVLGFLLVLGDSVNSPAGTSIDWGLYLVIAFTLLQAAVAVVVLLFDSGVITPPVPRPKYEQPQQQYGQYPGQYYGQPHGGQQHQGPQQQRPGYPTPYGGSTGGYPGSGQNTGGFPASPQSGPPTPPTGFPTYGQPPASNAPTTQVPTQHQSPSSSQPDQSS, encoded by the coding sequence ATGTCTTACCCACAAGGCGCACCCGGAGGGTCTGGATACCCGCCCGCTCAACAGCCGACGCCACAGTTCGGCACCCCGACTCAGCAGTTCAACACGGCGCCTGAGGCCGGCCCGGCCGCCGAAGGACCCAGCAAGCTCCCCGTGTTCCTGAATGCGGCCACCGCCGTGCTCGGTCTGCTGGTGTACCTGTCGAGCTTCGGTCCGCAGTTCTCGGTGGATGCCTCGGACTTCCCGGGTGTCGCCGAGTTGAGCGGGAGCTCGTTCGGCGTGCTGTTCGCCGTCATCGCCGCGGTGGTGGCCGGTCTGCTCGCCGCCGTCGGTCTGCTGCGCAAGCAGCCGAACTTCACCGCGGTCGTCGCGGTCGCAGCTGTCCTGGGTTTCCTGCTGGTTCTCGGCGACTCGGTCAACTCGCCCGCCGGAACGTCCATCGACTGGGGTCTCTACCTGGTCATCGCCTTCACGTTGCTGCAGGCCGCCGTGGCTGTCGTCGTGCTGCTGTTCGACTCCGGCGTCATCACCCCGCCCGTGCCCAGGCCCAAGTACGAACAACCGCAGCAGCAGTACGGCCAGTACCCCGGTCAGTACTACGGACAGCCGCACGGAGGTCAGCAGCACCAGGGCCCGCAACAGCAGCGGCCCGGTTACCCCACGCCGTACGGCGGCAGCACCGGTGGCTACCCAGGCTCCGGCCAGAACACCGGCGGCTTCCCCGCGTCCCCGCAGTCGGGTCCGCCCACGCCTCCCACCGGCTTCCCCACCTACGGCCAGCCGCCGGCGAGTAACGCGCCGACGACACAGGTTCCTACGCAACACCAGTCGCCGTCGTCCTCGCAGCCGGATCAGTCGTCGTAG
- a CDS encoding cell division protein PerM: MSTRPVGTRQARELLRVAFGPSIVALVIIAAVVLLQLLIANSDMTGALGAIASMWLAVHQVPVSIGGSALGVLPLLPVLLMIYGTARTTAAATTSTSWFVTRWVVASALGGPVLVAAICLAVIHDAASVLTELQTPDALRAFGGVAVVHAIGAVLGVGARTGRRLLISSPLPNWLPDAFRAAAAGVLALMGLSGAIVAGSLIVHWSTMHELYSITDSMFGQFSLTVLSVLYLPNVAVGAAAVAVGSSAQVGLATFSSFTVFGGDIPALPVLAAVPTPPLGPVWVALMIVAAASAVALGQQCARRPLPLPAAVAKVVVAAAVGAAVMALLAYAGGGPLGNFGDVGVDQTTFAPAVFLWFVGIGALTVVMSGGVRPRARKPAAAVIDESDEVDEVDEDAMTPAADSDPGDQADPVTAEMPTEVLSHEPEPQEPRTSAIVQPADEDTAPESSLAPEYLEPADFDPEDHFVVDDDGSVAADGEDRSSERERGDH; encoded by the coding sequence GTGAGCACCCGGCCAGTCGGAACACGCCAGGCGCGTGAACTGCTGCGGGTCGCGTTCGGACCGTCGATCGTTGCGCTCGTCATCATCGCGGCAGTGGTCCTGCTGCAGCTGCTGATCGCCAACAGCGACATGACGGGGGCGCTCGGCGCGATCGCCAGCATGTGGCTGGCGGTGCACCAGGTTCCCGTGTCGATCGGCGGTAGCGCGCTGGGCGTGCTGCCCCTGCTGCCGGTACTGCTGATGATCTATGGCACAGCGCGCACCACGGCGGCGGCGACCACCAGCACGTCGTGGTTCGTGACACGGTGGGTGGTCGCCTCGGCACTGGGCGGCCCGGTACTGGTCGCCGCGATCTGTCTGGCCGTGATCCATGACGCCGCGTCGGTGCTCACCGAACTGCAGACCCCCGACGCGCTGCGCGCATTCGGCGGGGTTGCCGTCGTCCACGCGATCGGTGCGGTGCTCGGGGTGGGTGCGCGGACAGGGCGACGCCTGCTGATCTCCTCTCCGCTGCCCAACTGGCTTCCGGATGCGTTCCGTGCCGCCGCGGCCGGGGTGCTGGCGTTGATGGGGCTGTCGGGGGCGATCGTCGCGGGCTCGCTGATCGTGCACTGGTCGACGATGCACGAGCTGTACTCGATCACCGACTCGATGTTCGGGCAGTTCAGCCTCACGGTTCTGTCGGTGCTCTACCTGCCCAACGTGGCGGTCGGCGCGGCCGCGGTCGCGGTCGGCTCGAGCGCCCAGGTCGGGCTCGCCACATTCAGTTCGTTCACGGTGTTCGGTGGCGACATTCCCGCGCTCCCCGTCCTGGCGGCGGTCCCCACTCCGCCGCTGGGTCCGGTGTGGGTGGCGCTGATGATCGTCGCGGCGGCCTCGGCGGTGGCGCTGGGCCAGCAGTGTGCGCGCCGCCCGCTGCCACTGCCCGCCGCCGTGGCGAAGGTCGTCGTGGCCGCCGCCGTCGGCGCGGCCGTGATGGCACTGCTGGCCTACGCCGGTGGCGGGCCGCTCGGCAATTTCGGCGACGTCGGCGTCGATCAGACCACGTTCGCGCCCGCGGTGTTCCTGTGGTTCGTGGGCATCGGCGCGCTCACCGTGGTCATGTCGGGCGGGGTGCGCCCCCGGGCGCGCAAGCCCGCGGCCGCGGTGATCGACGAATCGGACGAGGTGGACGAGGTAGACGAGGATGCGATGACGCCCGCGGCGGACTCCGATCCCGGTGACCAGGCCGACCCGGTCACCGCGGAGATGCCCACCGAAGTGCTGTCGCACGAACCCGAGCCGCAGGAGCCGCGAACCTCGGCGATTGTCCAGCCTGCCGACGAGGACACCGCGCCGGAGAGCAGCCTGGCGCCGGAGTATCTGGAACCGGCGGACTTCGACCCTGAGGACCACTTCGTCGTCGACGACGACGGCAGCGTCGCCGCAGACGGAGAAGACCGCAGCAGCGAGCGCGAACGTGGCGACCACTAG
- a CDS encoding LLM class F420-dependent oxidoreductase: protein MNYGLVLFTSDRGIAPAAAAKLADEHGFETFYVPEHTHIPIKRQAAHPTTGDESLPDDRYMRTLDPWVSLGTAAAVTSRVRLSTAVALPVEHDPITLAKSIATLDHLSGGRVSLGVGFGWNTDELADHNVPPGRRRTMLREYLEAMRALWTEEEAEYDGEFVKFGPSWAWPKPVQSHIPVLVGAAGTEKNFKWIAKSADGWITTPRDFTIDEPVKLLQDTWAAAGRDGAPQIVALDFKPDPEKLAHWRELGVTEVLFGLPDKSESEVAAYVERLAGKLSALA, encoded by the coding sequence ATGAACTATGGGTTGGTGCTGTTCACCTCCGACCGCGGAATCGCTCCCGCGGCTGCCGCCAAACTGGCCGATGAGCACGGATTCGAGACGTTCTACGTCCCCGAGCACACCCACATCCCGATCAAGCGCCAGGCCGCACATCCGACCACCGGCGACGAGTCGCTGCCCGACGACCGCTACATGCGGACGCTGGACCCGTGGGTCTCCCTGGGTACCGCCGCGGCGGTCACCTCCCGGGTCCGGCTGTCCACCGCCGTGGCCCTGCCCGTCGAGCACGATCCCATCACGCTGGCCAAGTCGATCGCCACACTCGACCACCTCTCCGGCGGACGCGTGTCCCTCGGCGTCGGGTTCGGCTGGAACACCGATGAACTGGCCGACCACAATGTCCCGCCCGGACGCCGACGCACAATGCTGCGCGAGTACCTGGAGGCCATGCGGGCGCTCTGGACCGAAGAAGAAGCGGAGTACGACGGCGAATTCGTCAAGTTCGGTCCGTCCTGGGCCTGGCCGAAGCCGGTGCAGTCCCACATCCCGGTCCTGGTCGGCGCGGCGGGCACCGAGAAGAACTTCAAGTGGATCGCGAAGTCGGCCGACGGCTGGATCACCACACCGCGCGACTTCACCATCGACGAGCCGGTGAAGCTGCTGCAGGACACCTGGGCCGCGGCCGGCCGAGACGGAGCTCCACAGATCGTCGCGCTGGATTTCAAGCCGGACCCCGAAAAGCTGGCCCACTGGCGCGAACTCGGCGTCACCGAGGTCCTCTTCGGGTTGCCCGACAAGTCAGAATCCGAAGTCGCGGCCTACGTCGAACGCCTCGCGGGCAAGCTCAGCGCGCTGGCCTGA
- the sfnG gene encoding dimethylsulfone monooxygenase SfnG, translating to MTTERIADHVTFAYWVPNVSGGLVTSDIDQRTDWNYDYNVKLAQTAENNGFEYALSQVRYEASYGAEYQHESTSFSLALLLATQRLKVIAAVHPGLWQPAVLAKLGATADHLSGGRFAVNVVSGWFKDEFTHLGEPWLEHDERYRRSAEFLQVLRKIWTEDEVDFRGDFYRIHDFTLKPKPLNTPERPNPELFQGGNSTAARRNGGRYADWYFSNGKDFEGITEQVVEVRDHARDAGREVKIGLNGFIIARDTEKEARETLREIIDKANRPAVEGFRSAVQQAGNSAADRRGMWADSTFEDLVQYNDGFRTQLIGTPEQIAERIAAYRARGVDLILGGFLHFQEEIEYFGARVLPLVREIERSEHHSPASPVPVSV from the coding sequence ATGACGACCGAACGCATCGCAGACCACGTCACGTTCGCCTACTGGGTGCCCAACGTCAGCGGCGGGCTGGTGACCAGCGACATCGACCAGCGCACCGACTGGAATTACGACTACAACGTCAAGCTCGCGCAGACCGCCGAGAACAACGGGTTCGAGTACGCGCTGTCCCAGGTGCGCTACGAGGCCAGCTACGGAGCCGAGTACCAGCACGAATCCACCAGCTTCAGCCTCGCCCTGCTGCTGGCCACCCAGCGTCTGAAGGTGATCGCCGCAGTACATCCGGGGCTGTGGCAGCCGGCGGTGCTGGCCAAGCTGGGCGCCACCGCCGACCATCTGTCCGGAGGCAGGTTCGCGGTCAACGTGGTGTCGGGCTGGTTCAAGGACGAGTTCACCCACCTGGGGGAGCCGTGGCTCGAACACGACGAACGCTACCGGCGCAGCGCCGAGTTCCTGCAGGTGCTGCGCAAGATCTGGACCGAAGACGAGGTCGACTTCCGCGGCGACTTCTACCGGATCCACGACTTCACCCTCAAACCGAAACCCCTGAACACCCCGGAGCGGCCCAACCCGGAGCTGTTCCAGGGCGGTAACTCCACGGCGGCGCGACGCAACGGCGGCCGCTACGCGGACTGGTACTTCTCCAACGGCAAGGACTTCGAGGGAATCACCGAGCAGGTGGTCGAGGTCCGAGACCATGCCAGGGACGCCGGCCGCGAGGTGAAGATCGGCCTCAACGGCTTCATCATCGCGCGCGACACCGAGAAGGAAGCACGAGAAACTCTGCGCGAGATCATCGACAAGGCCAACCGCCCGGCCGTCGAAGGATTCCGGTCGGCCGTCCAGCAGGCAGGTAACTCTGCCGCCGACAGGCGAGGCATGTGGGCGGATTCGACGTTCGAGGACCTGGTCCAGTACAACGACGGATTCCGGACCCAGTTGATCGGGACGCCCGAACAGATCGCCGAACGCATCGCGGCCTACCGTGCACGCGGGGTGGACCTGATCCTGGGCGGTTTCCTGCACTTCCAGGAGGAGATCGAGTACTTCGGTGCCCGGGTGCTCCCGCTGGTCCGCGAGATCGAGCGATCGGAGCACCACTCCCCAGCCTCGCCGGTGCCCGTGTCGGTGTGA
- a CDS encoding DUF4185 domain-containing protein, with amino-acid sequence MSIAMIRGQNPHGVVDAGHAQQTRAGELDREIGEQVRALNRMKDSWFGSAASAAVSAAYRHLQKQYLEHEKLAALATAMTSGGENLGAIRAVLLAWVDSAEAMFEVSDAGVVTTRPPNDTAPWVSIAATFTKIVQQLIEAFLTMDQTVAKAVAAIDAGWLPGNNPFPGGIDPDSLNSDQVQWLQSLAGSGAPSTGEGGVGVPNTDLSIMGMTPDGRMFTIQGDTATNMGPGGGPGPRSDPGGHNNIIFWKMDEHGKWVVDDVVNDPFPNTPGDDSTIPTSTFNVGDTMYTSVMNVDRWDPDPPPGQPGWVTRSSELWKSTDGGKTWSKAGPAWDNSGGTNPFQVQSFAPSDDGYVYMYGTENGRANDGMHVARVPVADVENPTRYQYWNGDSFATGHGSGGSPPVVSPPGGFSGVGEPNVHFYDNKALLTFNDDKGNLFTSSSTDGVNWTPPQLVTSQPGAYGVFQSPLSGGNSVDASVSLWNPYGTELIEIENSDTRGLGGY; translated from the coding sequence ATGTCCATTGCGATGATCCGCGGGCAGAACCCGCACGGGGTCGTCGACGCGGGCCACGCGCAGCAGACAAGGGCCGGTGAGCTCGATCGAGAGATCGGCGAACAGGTTCGGGCGCTGAACCGGATGAAGGACAGCTGGTTCGGCAGCGCCGCGAGCGCGGCCGTGTCCGCCGCCTACCGACACCTTCAGAAGCAGTATCTCGAGCACGAGAAGCTGGCCGCGCTGGCGACAGCGATGACGTCCGGCGGCGAGAACCTGGGCGCCATCCGTGCGGTCCTGCTCGCTTGGGTGGACAGCGCCGAGGCCATGTTCGAGGTGTCGGACGCGGGGGTGGTGACGACGCGACCACCGAATGACACGGCGCCGTGGGTCTCCATCGCGGCGACGTTCACCAAGATCGTCCAGCAGTTGATCGAAGCGTTCCTGACCATGGACCAGACGGTCGCGAAGGCCGTCGCAGCCATCGACGCCGGGTGGTTGCCCGGCAACAACCCGTTTCCCGGCGGCATCGATCCGGACAGTCTCAACAGCGATCAGGTGCAGTGGTTGCAGAGCCTCGCCGGTTCCGGTGCCCCATCGACCGGCGAGGGCGGGGTCGGCGTCCCGAACACCGACCTGTCGATCATGGGCATGACTCCAGACGGCCGGATGTTCACGATCCAGGGCGACACCGCGACGAACATGGGCCCAGGTGGCGGTCCGGGGCCGCGCTCAGACCCTGGCGGCCACAACAACATCATCTTCTGGAAGATGGACGAGCACGGCAAGTGGGTGGTCGACGACGTCGTCAACGACCCGTTCCCGAACACCCCGGGTGACGACTCGACGATTCCCACGTCGACCTTCAACGTCGGCGACACCATGTACACGTCAGTGATGAACGTCGACCGGTGGGACCCTGATCCGCCGCCGGGACAGCCCGGCTGGGTCACCCGTAGTTCCGAGCTGTGGAAGTCGACGGACGGCGGCAAGACGTGGTCCAAGGCAGGGCCCGCGTGGGACAACAGCGGCGGCACCAATCCCTTTCAGGTGCAGAGCTTTGCGCCAAGCGACGACGGATACGTCTACATGTACGGAACGGAGAACGGCCGCGCCAACGACGGGATGCATGTCGCGCGCGTGCCGGTGGCCGACGTCGAGAATCCGACCAGGTACCAGTACTGGAACGGCGACTCGTTCGCCACGGGTCACGGCTCCGGCGGGAGCCCGCCCGTCGTCAGCCCGCCGGGCGGATTCAGTGGAGTAGGCGAGCCCAATGTGCACTTCTACGACAACAAGGCTCTCCTGACCTTCAACGACGACAAGGGCAACCTGTTCACGAGCTCGTCGACCGATGGCGTGAATTGGACTCCGCCACAGCTGGTTACGTCACAGCCGGGCGCCTACGGTGTGTTCCAGTCTCCGCTGTCCGGCGGCAACTCCGTCGACGCCTCCGTGTCGCTGTGGAATCCCTACGGCACCGAACTGATCGAGATCGAGAACTCCGACACCCGAGGCTTGGGAGGGTACTGA
- the purN gene encoding phosphoribosylglycinamide formyltransferase: MSGHGQPAVLSVPPSAPARLVVLASGAGSLLASLLKSAVGDFPARVVAVGTDRVCGALGIAADASVPTFTVALADHPDRSAWDTAVADATAAHHPDIVVSAGFMKILGPGFLSRFPGRVLNTHPALLPAFPGAHAVRDALAYGVRVTGCTVHLVDAGADTGPIIAQQAVPVLDGDDESTLHERIKIIERQLLVDVVAAMATRGITWTGRKATLG; the protein is encoded by the coding sequence ATCAGCGGACACGGGCAGCCTGCCGTCCTGAGTGTGCCCCCGAGCGCCCCGGCGCGGCTGGTGGTCCTGGCCTCCGGCGCCGGGTCGCTACTGGCCTCCCTGCTGAAATCCGCCGTCGGCGACTTCCCGGCACGAGTGGTTGCCGTGGGAACCGACCGAGTCTGCGGCGCGCTGGGCATCGCCGCTGATGCGTCGGTGCCCACCTTCACCGTCGCGCTGGCGGACCATCCGGACCGCAGCGCGTGGGACACGGCCGTCGCCGATGCGACGGCTGCACACCACCCCGACATCGTGGTGTCCGCCGGGTTCATGAAAATTCTTGGACCAGGGTTTCTTTCACGCTTCCCCGGGCGGGTGCTCAATACCCATCCCGCGCTGCTGCCGGCCTTCCCGGGCGCGCATGCGGTCCGGGATGCACTGGCCTACGGCGTGCGTGTCACCGGCTGCACCGTGCACCTGGTGGACGCAGGTGCCGACACCGGCCCCATCATCGCCCAGCAGGCGGTGCCGGTACTCGACGGCGACGACGAGTCGACTCTGCACGAACGGATCAAGATCATCGAAAGACAGCTTCTGGTGGACGTGGTGGCCGCGATGGCGACCCGCGGTATCACCTGGACGGGACGAAAGGCGACCCTGGGATGA